CGCCTTTTGCATTAACTGCTGCAAGTGCGCAATCATCAGGTCTCCAAGATATTGCCCCTACTAAATCTCCGGCGAATGCAGCACCAACTGGATCTCCATTACCATCATTTTTTAGGAAACTTGCTACAACAGAACCATCCCTAGATCCTGAGGCTACAAGCATACCTTTATTTGAAAAGGCTAAACTCGAAATAGGTTCTGTATGGTGACATAGCTCTCCTGGCATAGTCCCTTCTGGACCATTTCCTATAAAACTCCATACCGTAATTCTTTCACTGCCACTAGTTGCTAGTAATTTTCCGCTGTCATCAAAAGAAAGATGACTTGGTTTACTAGGATATCCCGTCATCTCTGCATCCATTCCCGTTGATCTTCTCCAAAAATGAACTGAATTGTCTTGACTCCCACAGGCAACTATATCTCCATCAGGACTTAATTCCATTGATACCAATGATCCTTGCCACTCGAGTTTTTGATTCGTTTTATTATTAACTACGTCAAAGAATGTTACTCTTCCGTAGCAAGCAGTAGCTAGTTCATTTTTATTTGACCACGTTATTGCACTTACTGTGCTTGGATGGTCTTCTGAGATCCATTTCTCTTCACCAACTTCATTAAAAACATATACCTTTTTTGAGGAAGCTATGGCTAGAAATAAACCGTCATTAGACCACTTGAGGTGTTCTACCCAACCCTTTCCAAGATCAAGAGTTTTAATTACTTTACCTTCGTGACAATTACAAATTTGAACATTCCCATCTTGACCTGATGTTGCAAAAATTTCACCCTCTGGATGAATTGCCATTGCTAGTAGACCGCCAGAGTGTGTATTTTCTTTTTTCCAAATAATTTTTCCAGTATCTCCTTCAAATGCAAAAATACCTCCTGCCACGTCGCCAACAATAAATTGTTTCCCTTTAAGAGCCCAGCCACATGCAATGGCGTAATCGTTAACTTCAGCTGTCCATCCTTCATGGAACATGCCTCTTGGACTAAATGGTTCTATATCAGGCATTTATCAAAGCCTTCTTGCATCTCTTTCTCATTTAGATTCCTACCGATAAAAACAAGTTGATTTCTACGAGGTTCGTTGCCCCATTCTTTGTCAGGTTGTGCAGTAAATAACATGTGTACTCCTTGGAAAACTATTCGCCTTGGGTTCCCTGAGTAACTTATGAAACCTTTAGTTCTGAATATGTCTACTCCTTTTTCTGAGAGAAGCCTTCCCATCCAAGTATTTAGTTTTTCTGGATCAACATCTCCAAAACGCTCTATAGCAATTGAGCCAACTTCATCATCATGTTCATGCTCTGCTTGCCAAAACCTTTCAGTATTAAATGGAATCTCTTTATTATCCTCACTTTTAATGACTTTCATATTGAATTCTTCAGCAGTGTGCTGTGTAAACAAACCTATTTTGGTTGGTTTTTCTATTTTCAGGATGAAGGATTTATTCCCTTTATCATCTAATTTGAGATTTATATGTTCTCCATATGGGATAGTATTTCTAGGTTCTAAAGTATTAGCTTTTTCTGCATAAAGTCTTACGGAGGATTCAGCACCATCTTTAAGTTCCTTCTCACTCTCACCTTGGTTAAGGAGAGCTACTAGAGACATTTCTGGATCTGGTCCGTCTTCTAGCATTAATTCATATTTACCTGCATCAAGATCGTAAACACCTGTCCATTCAAAAG
The Prochlorococcus marinus str. GP2 genome window above contains:
- a CDS encoding WD40 repeat domain-containing protein, whose amino-acid sequence is MPDIEPFSPRGMFHEGWTAEVNDYAIACGWALKGKQFIVGDVAGGIFAFEGDTGKIIWKKENTHSGGLLAMAIHPEGEIFATSGQDGNVQICNCHEGKVIKTLDLGKGWVEHLKWSNDGLFLAIASSKKVYVFNEVGEEKWISEDHPSTVSAITWSNKNELATACYGRVTFFDVVNNKTNQKLEWQGSLVSMELSPDGDIVACGSQDNSVHFWRRSTGMDAEMTGYPSKPSHLSFDDSGKLLATSGSERITVWSFIGNGPEGTMPGELCHHTEPISSLAFSNKGMLVASGSRDGSVVASFLKNDGNGDPVGAAFAGDLVGAISWRPDDCALAAVNAKGVVNVWKFKVRTNLFSKGFK
- a CDS encoding CobW family GTP-binding protein, producing the protein MSIKDKVPVTILTGFLGSGKTTLLNRILSEEHGKRIAVIENEYGEVGIDQGLVINADEEVFEMSNGCICCTVRGDLIRVLGNLMKRRDKFDYVLVETTGLADPGPVAQTFFMDEEISSEFTLDGIVTLVDAAHIDQQLGRSDESSEQVAFADVLVLNKTDLVSDDALNTLESRLRDMNRMTRIIRAENAKVPIETVLNLSAFDLDQILKRRPTFLEPEYPFEWTGVYDLDAGKYELMLEDGPDPEMSLVALLNQGESEKELKDGAESSVRLYAEKANTLEPRNTIPYGEHINLKLDDKGNKSFILKIEKPTKIGLFTQHTAEEFNMKVIKSEDNKEIPFNTERFWQAEHEHDDEVGSIAIERFGDVDPEKLNTWMGRLLSEKGVDIFRTKGFISYSGNPRRIVFQGVHMLFTAQPDKEWGNEPRRNQLVFIGRNLNEKEMQEGFDKCLI